In the Nomascus leucogenys isolate Asia chromosome 5, Asia_NLE_v1, whole genome shotgun sequence genome, one interval contains:
- the LOC100585613 gene encoding cytochrome c oxidase assembly factor 6 homolog isoform X1, with amino-acid sequence MVARKGQKSPRFRRVNWFLRLGRSTLLELEPAGRPCSGRTRHRALHRRLVACVTLSSRRHRKEAGRGRVESFIAVGMAAPSMKERQVCWGARDEYWKCLDENLEDASQCKKLRSSFESSCPQQWIKYFDKRRDYLKFKEKFEAGQFEPSKTTAKS; translated from the exons ATGGTAGCTCGGAAGGGTCAAAAGAGTCCGCGATTTCGCCGCGTGAATTGGTTTTTGCGGTTGGGGAGGTCTACGCTTCTAGAGCTCGAGCCAGCGGGGCGACCCTGCAGTGGCAGGACTCGGCACCGCGCCCTCCACCGCCGGTTGGTGGCCTGCGTGACCCTTTCCTCCCGTCGACATCGAAAGGAAGCCGGACGTGGGCGGGTAGAGAG CTTCATCGCAGTAGGAATGGCAGCCCCATCTATGAAGGAAAGACAGGTCTGCTGGGGGGCCCGGGATGAGTACTGGAAGTGTTTAGATGAGAACTTAGAGGATGCTTCTCAATGCAAGAAGTTAAGAAGCTCTTTCGAATCAAGTTGTCCCCAACAGTGG atAAAATATTTCGATAAAAGAAGAGACTacttaaaattcaaagaaaaatttgaagcaGGACAATTTGAGCCTTCAAAAACAACTGCAAAATCCTAG
- the LOC100585613 gene encoding cytochrome c oxidase assembly factor 6 homolog isoform X2 produces MGPGGPLLSPSRGFLLCKTGWHSNRLLGDCGPHTPVSTALSFIAVGMAAPSMKERQVCWGARDEYWKCLDENLEDASQCKKLRSSFESSCPQQWIKYFDKRRDYLKFKEKFEAGQFEPSKTTAKS; encoded by the exons ATGGGCCCGGGAGGTCCCTTACTGTCCCCGAGCCGCGGGTTCCTCTTGTGCAAAACGGGGTGGCACTCCAATCGCCTGCTTGGTGATTGTGGCCCCCACACACCTGTTTCTACAGCGCTTAG CTTCATCGCAGTAGGAATGGCAGCCCCATCTATGAAGGAAAGACAGGTCTGCTGGGGGGCCCGGGATGAGTACTGGAAGTGTTTAGATGAGAACTTAGAGGATGCTTCTCAATGCAAGAAGTTAAGAAGCTCTTTCGAATCAAGTTGTCCCCAACAGTGG atAAAATATTTCGATAAAAGAAGAGACTacttaaaattcaaagaaaaatttgaagcaGGACAATTTGAGCCTTCAAAAACAACTGCAAAATCCTAG
- the LOC100585613 gene encoding cytochrome c oxidase assembly factor 6 homolog isoform X3, whose amino-acid sequence MAAPSMKERQVCWGARDEYWKCLDENLEDASQCKKLRSSFESSCPQQWIKYFDKRRDYLKFKEKFEAGQFEPSKTTAKS is encoded by the exons ATGGCAGCCCCATCTATGAAGGAAAGACAGGTCTGCTGGGGGGCCCGGGATGAGTACTGGAAGTGTTTAGATGAGAACTTAGAGGATGCTTCTCAATGCAAGAAGTTAAGAAGCTCTTTCGAATCAAGTTGTCCCCAACAGTGG atAAAATATTTCGATAAAAGAAGAGACTacttaaaattcaaagaaaaatttgaagcaGGACAATTTGAGCCTTCAAAAACAACTGCAAAATCCTAG